The nucleotide sequence CCCTGTGCAGGGGTGGCTGTGATCCGGGGTGCGAGAGTGGAGGTGAGGGGCTAGGAGGCCGGGGGCCAAGAGGAGAGGCTGCTGGGCATGCGAGGCTGAGCCCCCCCATctgctccctctgcagcccctctggAATGAAACCAGACTCTTCCCCCAAGGGCTCGCGCGGGCTGGGGATCAAGGCCGAGTTCCTGAAGCAGACGGGGACGAGCGCCCCCCGCTCCCCGAGGCAGGACACGGCCGTGACTAAAGGTACACCCAGACGCCGGCGTGGGGGGCAGCGCGCGTGGCTGCCCAGGGCTGTGCATGTGTCTGCGTTGTGGGGCTGGGCCCTGTGGGGTGATGGGGACGTGTGGAGTGTGTGAGATTGTGGATCAACATCGACGTGCAGCCGTTAGGGGACCAGGTCAGACAACCTGGATTCAAGCGCCAGCGACTTGCAGCTGATCCATGGCGCTGCTTCTGCTTTGCCACGTCCGACCAGCCTGCTGCCCGCATCGCGGCCCAGTGCTcggctgagatcagctctgggccGAAGAACTGCCGGGGGGAGCTTAGCCCCAGCCAGAGCGAGGtgatgctggggggcagggggccgtgCTCGGAAGAGCTCATGGACACGGTCATCTCCGTGGGTTGAAGCTACGCTCCGGCGACTGGTCCATTGTCCAGGCGTCCTCCCGGATTCCTCGTAGCAGTATCTGCGAGCGACGAATTCTGCCGTCTCCGCTTGGCTAGGAACCTCCGCCCAGCCTGGCGGACGAAGaccgggcctcagtttcccctgccttCGTTGCCTCGCGTCTGGATCACAGCAGTGCGATAGACATGGGCGGGAAGCAGTCGGCACTTGGCCACGCTGGCCGCCGGCACAGAACGCCGCAGGGCGTCTTCTCGGCACTGCAGGCTACCTTGAGCATTTCGCGCTTGTCCTCCACTCCGTCCACAGGCTTCCCCGTGGCCTGGGCCCAGGGGAGCGACACGACGGTCTGAAGCTCCAGGACAAAGATCTCTGCTCCTCGGGCCAGGCGCAACCTGCTGCAGGGACCAGCTTGGCTGTGGGGCAGACGGCGCTTTCTCGGAGCTGGTCCGAGGCGGGGCAAAGAGCTCCCCAGGAGCTAAGGACAGTTGTAAACCTCGCCGCTTTCACCTCCCAGTGCCCGGTGCGTTTCTGGGACCTGCCACCTCCAACCTAGACCCAGAACAGCGAGTCTAATTGTATTACGGCCCCCCAACCCAAACGCCCTCCAGAAACGACGCTCCGCTGCCCACAAGCCTCCCTCGGGGAGCACGCACCACGCGTGCAGATGTCCGCTCAGTGCAGGATCCTGCGGGGCGAGATCCCGGTCGGACGAGCCCAGATCAGCACAGgtggcgggtgtgtgtgtgaggttgtGTTGGGGGTTGAAAGGCGGCGAGGCTGGCAGGGGGAGTCATGGGCCCTGTGGCGTGTGGGCGGTTGGGGGGTCTTTATTCCCCTGGGTCTCACTTTTTGGACAGTGACGCGGAGTTTGGTTCTAGATGATGGTGCCCTCCAGAAAGCCCCTTGGGGCATCAACATcatgaaaaagaacaagaaacctGCTTCACGGGCCTTCGGCGTGAGGGTGGAGGACtgtcagcctgccccagccaacAAGGTAGGTCCCAGCCTGCCTCTCCCCGCtctcggcccccccccccccccgcccgggcaGAACGAGGGCAGGGCGCTGCCCGCtctcggccccccccccccccgcccgggcaGAACGAGGGCAGGGCGCTGCccgctctgagccccccccccccgcccgggcaGAACGAGGGCAGGGCGCTGCCCGCTCTGAGCCCCCCCCTTCCTTAACATATGGCCTCTGCCATTCCAGCTGTACCCatctgtgcccccccccgccccgaagaCACTGAACAGCAGACCCTCCCTGTGGTCTCCGCTCCTTCAGGCCATGTCTGTTCCCTGCAGAACGTCCCGCTGATCATGGAGGCCTGCTGCAAGGTGGTGGAGGACAAGGGCCTGGAATACATGGGCATCTACCGCGTCCCCGGGAACAACGCCGTGGTGTCCAGCCTGCAGGAGCAGCTCAACAAGGGAAGCACCGAGATCAACCTGCAGGACGAGGTGCGGAGCCGCCCTCGGCCAAACTCCCGTGTGCCGCCCCCAGAACAGCGGGGCTCAACAGCGCCAGTCGCTCAGGATTGGCCCGGCTGCCAGGACGGAGGGGAGGGCAGACCGAATCTGAGCGAGCAATGTTGGGACCTGCTGAGGGAGGTCCCAGCACCCCTCATGTCTGACCCGGCTGCCCGAGGCTGCCAGGTTTGCCTGTaggcagagcagcccctgggcgAGAGCCTGGCGTCGCCCCAGCCCCGGCGTCCCAGTGCTACAAACCAAGAGGCTGCAGCTGCCCGCTGATGTTAAATTGTGCAGAGCAGCAGCGACCCCTACTGGCCAGGCCGGGCAGTCCCGGTGACTCTGGGCTGTAATAACACCCAGCACGCACAGAGCAGGGGTCGTCTCCCAAGCGCCCtggggggcaggaatgggaattaactggggggggggggtagggacaCACTTGGCCTCGCATCTTCCTGTTAGCTCCTTTTCCAAGGGGGGGCGGTTACACTCGTGGGCTGCGCCCGCTGATGGCTGCCGGTGCCACTTACGCCCACTTCCGTCCCGGCTCGCCCTCTCCACATCCCACGGGGTTGGGCATGGGCCAGAAGAGTTACACTCCTCACTGCAGGCTGCCCTTGGCCCCTGGCTCCTGCTGTCCTGGAGGGGGCCAGGAGCCTCTCCAGGGCGGGCATTGCTAGTAGTTGCTCTCGCATGAAGTAGAAGAGGGGCTGGTTAGCTTGATGCCAGCAGCGAGGCCCCTGTGGTTcccccaggccctgggctctgaggTTCCCCCAGCAGTGACCGAGCTGCCCGCTCTTGGCCTTCCCACCCCAGGCATCCTCCCCCCTAAGCacggcctcctctccccacacagaggTGGCAGGACCTGAATGTCATCAGCAGTCGGTTGAAATCCTTCTTCCGGAAGCTCCCGGAGCCCCTGTTCACAGACGGTGAGTCAGGGGTATAACCCTACCCCCAGCACACGCAgtcagaccacacacacacacacacacagatccacaggtctcacatacacacacacacacacacacacagctgaggGACATATACATGCGTGCAGAGCCAGAgatatgatgaaattcaataaggacaaatgccgagtactccacttaggaaggaacaatcagttgcacacacacaaaatgggcaatgactgccaaggaaggagtactgcagaaagggatctgggggtcatagtggaccacaagctaaatatgagtcaacagtgtaagactgttgcagaaaaaagcgaacatcattctgggatatattagcaggagtgttgtaagcaagacacgagaagtaattcttcccttctactccgcgctgattaggcctcaactggagtgttgtgtccagttctgggcaccacatttcaggaaggatgtgagaaattggagagagtccggagaagagcgacaaaaatgatgaaaggtctcgaaaacctgacccatgagggaagattgaaaaaactgggtttgtttagtctggagaagagaagattgagaggggacatggtaacagttatCCAGTACatacaaggttgttacaaggaagagggagaaaaattgttcttaaccactgaggataggacaagaagcaatgggcttaaattacagccagggagatttaggttggacattaggcaaaacttcctacctgtcagggtggttcagccctggaataaattgcccagggaagttgtggaatctccatcactggagatttttaagagcaggttagacaaacacctgtcagggatgctatacttagtcctgccttgagtgcaggggactggactagatgacctcaaaaggtcccttccagttctaggattctctctctctccctcacacgcGTGCACAGCCAGAGGACACGGACACACATGcgcgtgcgcgcgcgcacacacacctacacacaaACAaactcctcagcctctcctaggATCAGGATTTGGAGTGCGGCTGGCTCTGGTGCGTGTCTCTGCTGCCCAATGGTAACCATgttcccctgcagcctctgacTCGCTGCACTGTTGTGACTAAAGCCTGCTtggagccctcccctcccccacacctccctaCTGGacgtgtcccccctcccccgcctgtgGCCCTGTGGCCTCGGGACTCCTTCACGGAGGCAGCCCTTGTCCCGCTGGTGCCCCAGTGGTGAGCCCATGTGTGTCGGCTGCATTGGGGGGATGGCTCTGTGACCCCTTCATTGGCACATTGCTCCGCTCGCTGCCTGGCAATCTGCCCTGGGAACCCCTGTGTCCATGCAGCAGCCCCCAGAGCCCCGTAGATATAGACTGCCCCCCTTCATCCGCTGTCTCTGCATTACCCAtgtgccctgtgctgccagcaatCCCTGAGCACCACGATCCATCTGTCGGCTCAGAGCCTTCTGGGTACATGTTactagggggagggatagctcagtggtttgagcattggcctgctaaacccagggttgtgagttcaatccttgagggggctgtttgggatctggggcaaatattggggattggtcctgctttgagcagggggtgggactagatgacctccctgaggtcccttccaaccctgagattctatgatactgcTGTCACCCAGAGCCTCCTCGCTGCCCCACCTCCTTCTTACCCCTGTGCCCGTGCTCCAGCGTGCCCACCACTGAATGCAGCCTGTGTCCTGGCCTGATGGctcctctcttctccacccctcaTCAGCGTCTCTAGCAGTGCACCCTCCTGGGGCTTCACCCCCGGCCCTGGCCCAGCGGACGCTGCCCCAGGGCGCCCCCTTGGGGCTGTGCTTGGCGGTGCCATTGAACCCggcctctctctgtgtgtctagCTTTCAGATAGCTTTCAGATCGAAGATGCCAGCGAGAGGTTGAAGACGTTGCGGAAACTGGTATGGCGAGTGGCCAGAGCCTGTCCCATGTGGGGCAGGGCCCTTCCCTCAGGGCTGTCGGTCCCTCCTGGGTGTGGGAACCCTCCGCAGGTCCCCCTGCCACAGCCGTCAAGCAGGGGTCACCCTCTGagcccccaaacctcctgcccatGGGCGGGGAGCCGGCGTCCACGCCGTCCCAGGAAAAATTCTCCCTCCCTTTCCATCTGTCTGGTAGGCTTGGCCTGTCCAGCGTGGGGGGATCCCAGCCCTGTCCTGAGGCTGGGGGGGTGCAGAGCATCCTGCCTTGCTCCCTCCTCCAGCCTGGAAAAGGGGAGGTGTGTGcaatggggggcagaggaggaatgGAGGGGCCGATCCGGAATGAGGAGGGCCCTAGTGAGGAAGGAGTGAGGCTGGGATGTGGGGGTCCCTGTCCCTCTCTGTGGCTGACCAGGCATTCATGCTGCTTCTGCGCCCCCACAGATCCGGGACCTGCCGGGACAGTACTAGGAGACACTCAAGTTCCTGGTGGGGCACCTGAAGACTATCGCGGACCACTCCGAGAAGAACAAGGTAGCGTTGCCATCACCTGccccccgcagccagcccccgtgcCCTGCTAGAGAGCCCTGGGCATTAGTGAGCCCGGCCCCAGGGTCGTGGATTCTCTGTGTGCGGGACGCCTGGTGCTCTCCAGGGCCCGAGTGCTCTGTGGTCTATGCCCCAGGTTCCCCAGCAGGGCATGGACGTGAAAACCTAGAGCCGAGTCCCTGAGCAGCGCTGCGTGTTCTCTGCATTGTACCGAACGGGGACCTGGGGTCTCAGCTGGGATCGCACGCAGGGCGGCCAGGCCCTCTTGCCGCTTGTGCGGCTGCCACGGCACGTCTGTCGTGATCAGAGCAAGTGTGGGTGTGTCTGCCCGAGCTGGGGGGTCCCACCTCCGGCTCCAGGCGTAAACATGtcctaagtaacttgcccaaggtcacccaggacgTCTGTGGCGGAGCAGGGGATTGATCTCCCAAGCTCCAGACTAACGCCCTGTCGGCTGGGATAGCCTCCTTTCCTGGACTGCGAAGCAAAGCTCAAAAGCTAAGTGGAGAGGGAGGCAGCGTTCTCTAATGGTTAGGGTGggcaactgggagtcaggactcctgggttctgtccctggctgtgACAGTGTTgaccactgcctcagtttccccatctgtaagaagGGGATGATCACCCTAAGCCACCGGTGCTGGGAAAGTGACCGTGAGTTCATTAGTTAATTGGCTAATCTGGGTGTGACGAGATCAGGTGGGATGGGTTGCAGCGAGGCCGATGGCAGGACAGGGTGTTTGCCTGCCCTTCTCCCAGGCTGGGGATTGATGTGATTTTATCACTGGGatcttccagcccagggccttggcaTGAAACTGTCCCATCCCAGAGGGGGGCCCACAGGCTGCGCTCAGGCTGCTGACAGCAGGATGATAGTACCCACCGGGATGGGGTTTCCTGGGACCCAGGAGTGGGTCTGGCTGCCGGGACTGTAACCCCCTGCCCTGTTTGCAGATGGAGCCCCGGAACCTGGCCCTGGTCTTCGGCCCCACGCTGGTCCGGACGTCCGAGGACAACATGACGGACATGGTGACGCACATGCCAGACCGCTACAAAATCGTGGAGACCCTCATCCAGCATGTAAGTGACAGGCGGCCCCTTGCTCAGCCCTGTGCTTTACTGGGCAGGACGGGCCCCcggtgccctgcccccaccagctcTCCCTAGCGCTTTACTGGGCAGGACGGGCCCCtggcacccagatcccccacccaCCTCACCCCCCTGTGCTTTACTTGTCAGGATGAGCTCCCAGCGCCCTGCTCCCCCTGGGCTGCAGGGGTCCCCGGCGCCCTGCTTCCCCCACTCTTAGCCCATCTTAccaggctgaagggaaaagtccCTCCTTGGAAGCCGAACATCAGTGGGTCGGGGTTGGACTTTTCTGAATGGTCAGGATCTGCCGTGTTCAGCTCCCAATGCGGTGCAGGGTGTGCAAGGTCAGACAGCAGGGGGCGGGTGCCCCGGGACTGTGgggcaggctggaggggagggagagggggctcaggctgtggggcggAGGGGCCTGCAGAGTCAGACTGAGACATGTGCATTCGGATCTCTGTGCTGGATGGGGGCGACGTGAGAATGAATCTGGCAGTAGCCGGGCGACCTGGAGCCAGTTGCCCCCCGTTCGcgcctctctttccccccccagaGCGGGCAATGCCGGCCCTGTGCTGCGGGGCGGGGGTTGCGAGGAGGGGCCCGGTGTGGAAAGCCCCAGCGTTGCCATCCTGCTGCGCTCTGACCCTCGtcccctctccttgcccccaCAGTCGGACTGGTTCTTCAGTGACAAGGAGGACAAGGGGGAGAAGGTGAGTCCCAggccgggggagcaggggggttggctccctggcCGCCGGTGGGCACCTGTCCCAGCCGTGGGagggctgctcctctctggggaCAGCCGGTCCCTGAACGCACCCCCTGAGCTCTGCATGCACGGCCCTCGCGAGACCGGCCTGGGGacagcctctctcctgccccctgccagagACCCCGGTGGAGGGGAGGCCAGCTGGTTCCCTGTGTGTGAACAGCGCCCCGCTCTGACCGAGGCCGGAACGCTGAGCTCCTGGGGACGGACCCCGCCAGGGCAAGCGGCTCCCCCTGAGGGGCTCTGACCGGCACGgctggcggggcagggggctctcgGCAGACAGCGCGGAAGGGAGttggggctgggcccaggggctgctccgCTCACTGCTCTCCCCTGGCTGCCGTTCCAGACCCCTGTGGACGAGAAGGAGGCACAGTCAGTGCCGAACATCGAGTACCTGCTCCCCAACATCGGGAGGACGGTGGTGCCAGGGGACGCCTCAGGTGAGGGGAAGGCTCCAGCCGTGGGGCCATCGGGGCTCAGCCGGCAGCACCGGAGGAGGAGTGACCTCGCAGGAGTTACTGGGCCActgcccctggccaggccagggcTCTCCCCGTCAGGCACTCCCTGCTGGGCAAGCCGGggatccccctcctccctgggcacccccagcatccccctCCCTGGGCACGCCCCTCGCAAGCGGGCTGAGGAGCTGCAGGACAGCTGGGGACCTGGGCTCCCGCTCGCCCTTAGTGACGCAGGAGCTGCCCGTCTAGCAGCGGGCACGAGCCTTCCTGGGCAGGAGGCGGGGCATTTCCTCAGGCCACGCCCACTGCTGAGGATTGGGTGTGATGGGGAGGCTGGCACCCAGGAACAACAAGGAGCCAATCACTGGCCATGGGCTGGTTACCAACTGCAGTTGGGCTCCCCCTAGTGTTACTGTGGGGAAACGCTGGTCTAGTGTCAGTGAGTTCCCCAGGTCCTCTCCTGCGTGTACTCTGTGATAGCTGCTGTCCCTGAGCCCCCCACTAGGCCCCACCGTGGAACAGTCCAGGTTCCAGCCATCAAACCACAGGGCTGCCCGTTGTTCCCTCacaagccagccagcccccagcagctctgccacgggtctggggggcagagctTATTTGCCCCCCCCACTGGCTGCCTCTGTCCTGTGCCTGGTCCCTCTCCCCCGGCTCGAGCTGCGCGTGCGGAGCGGAGCGGCTTTGAAATGACGTTGATTCTTTATGCTCTTTCCTTAAACGTCTCTCTGCTgtcttcttctccctcctcttcctcctcctcctcctccagcggATCTCCTGGAGCTCTAGAGCGGGTACAGTGCTGCTGCCTGGGTGCATTGCTCACGCACTAATTCCGTCAGGTGATCGTGAGAGagcgggtgcaggaggggagccgGAGCCCTGCGCGATCCCCCTgggaagagcgccccctgcccccaccccacggcGCTGGCCGCAGCGCACCTGACCCACGTGGCTTTTCTTTGGGCAATGACCCACCTTTCCCATGGGCAGGGGGGCATGCCCCCCGGTACCCGTTTGCCCCCTTTGCAAGGTCACGACCCCCAGCTTGGCACCCCCGGTGTGGTTCGTCCCTCTTGCAGTCAGAGGAAGAATGATCTGGACCCCGCCCCCCACATCCACCCGCAGCTTTGGGTACATGGGGGGCCCTGCCGCTGACATGCAGTTTGTTCTGTGGGGGAGCACAGGGGAGCGCCGACCCTCTGCCACTCTGCCCGCCTGAGAGCACCCAGCAGCGTCGGGTCAGAGGCCTGCTGATCCTGGTGCCCATGTCCCCGGTGCTTGGCATCAGCCCAGCCGAGCCGTAGCTGGGTGCCAGCTGGGATCTGTGAATGCCAGAAGCACGAGCCTGGCCATGTGAGTGGGTGTTGGGGATCCCTCTGGAGTCAGATCAGCTGGTGCCACCCACCCCAGGGTACTGAGGTCATCAGTGGGCCCTTGGGAgacccccttccctctgcctgtCCAGGCTGCAGAGACGCCCCTTCATCTCTTGGCCTCTCCCCTCTCTGAGCCTTCCCAGTGGCCATGCAGCCCAGCCCCATCCCGGCTgtgcccccccgcagccccacacGACCCCTGCGCCACACCCAAGGAGCCCAGGCTGACCTGCCAGCCCCCCTGGTTCACAGCTCGCTCTTCCCAGTGGTGGCTAGCTGCAGGTTCGGGGGCTGGGATTCCAGATCCTCCCGGGGCTCAGCATTCCCCTCCTGGCCCCCTCTCTCATAATCACCAGCCGCGAGTCCCATCCCTCCGCCGGGGTGGGGTGTGTCTGGGGGTCATTGTGTTTGTCCTTGTGCTTGTCAGTGTGGTGGAATGGGGGCTGGCGCAG is from Chelonia mydas isolate rCheMyd1 chromosome 4, rCheMyd1.pri.v2, whole genome shotgun sequence and encodes:
- the LOC119566019 gene encoding LOW QUALITY PROTEIN: rho GTPase-activating protein 23-like (The sequence of the model RefSeq protein was modified relative to this genomic sequence to represent the inferred CDS: deleted 1 base in 1 codon; substituted 1 base at 1 genomic stop codon), giving the protein MKPDSSPKGSRGLGIKAEFLKQTGTSAPRSPRQDTAVTKGDQVRQPGFKRQRLAADPWRCFCFATSDQPAARIAAQCSAEISSGPKNCRGELSPSQSEVMLGGRGPCSEELMDTVISEPPPSLADEDRASVSPAFVASRLDHSSAIDMGGKQSALGHAGRRHRTPQGVFSALQATLSISLTRSLVLDDGALQKAPWGINIMKKNKKPASRAFGVRVEDCQPAPANKNVPLIMEACCKVVEDKGLEYMGIYRVPGNNAVVSSLQEQLNKGSTEINLQDERWQDLNVISSRLKSFFRKLPEPLFTDDSFQIEDASERLKTLRKLIRDLPGQYXETLKFLVGHLKTIADHSEKNKMEPRNLALVFGPTLVRTSEDNMTDMVTHMPDRYKIVETLIQHSDWFFSDKEDKGEKTPVDEKEAQSVPNIEYLLPNIGRTVVPGDASDSTNSSSAKSKRGDSPSSRARGAPQKEQYNKELLAISFIAAVNRKRKKQREAKRLGSSTDDGSEHEATKGAGKGRAEEVKDGGAEEEEAKGPGRGTAPGEPGPTCDAPSRRAGVEEPAGPREPVPDARSIVSGYSTLSTIDRSLCSEVQSVAESRGEEADDECSEFSHVETDTESSFLPGRAGLGAGQGPEAESGEKEKLTRASFNSHRLIQCDALACRKLARPRPDSESSAKGSQESLRPPGAGGEPWGGGAPARSSLMEQICLRLRGSADDMLAVRLRKPHSPETRRKKSSWRRHTVVVPGGLKDLNFNEWKEQQAPGRGPPAGPKLCPPDAGASCRDLHGDNKDSGLSSLESTKARPSSSSALSHQGGAGEQQHSKGPEGNPGDRGPAPTRAASFRFHQCL